The following proteins are encoded in a genomic region of Mycolicibacterium confluentis:
- a CDS encoding arabinosyltransferase domain-containing protein: MPDLRIARLIAVVAGIAGVLLCGLVPLLPVKQTTATITWPQAPAADGNVSDVTAPLVSGAPLALDVSIPCRAVASLPPTGGVVFSTIPARGIDASRNGLFVRANAETVFVAFRDSVAVAAPREQVDSGACSALHIWANLGGVGADFVGIPGAVGTLPIEKKPQVAGLFSDLKVPAEPGLSARVDIDTRFISSPTTVKLLAMVLGVVCVIGSIVALALLDRRSGRRVVHAWRRFVRVGVATWLADVGVIGTLLLWHLIGATSSDDGYNTTIARISDEAGYSANYFRYFGATEAPFDWYQSVLAQLAAISTHGVWLRLPATLAGIATWLILSRWALPRLGRALAVNRVTMWTAGAVFLAAWLPFNNGLRPEPLIAFGALATWALVENAIGTRRLWPAAVAIIVAVFSVTLAPQGLIAVAPLLVGARAVARIIGARRPVDGLLAQLAPLVAALSLIFVVIFRDQTLATVAESARIKYVVGPTIAWYQDFLRYYFLTVEESVDGSMTRRFAVLILLLCLFGMLTVLLRRGGVPGAANGPVWRLIGSTAVGLLLLTFTPTKWAIQFGAFAGLAGALGAVTAFAFARVGLHSRRNLALYVTALLFVLAWATSGINGWFYTGNYGVPWFDKQPVLAGQPVTTMFLMLAIVTGLLAAWLHFRIDYAGETEVKNTRRNRVLASTPLLVVAVIMVVLEVGSMAKGFVQRYPVYTTAKANISALTNANSCAMADDVLVEADTNAGLLTPVPGQKFGEYGPLGGEDPVGFTPNGVNDTLEPAEPVVGNPGTVNSDGAPDKPNIGVGYAAGTGGGYGPEGVNGSRVFLPFGLDPQRTPVMGSYGENTVAAKATSAWYELPARTPERPLVTMAAAGAIWSYDEEHAFNYGQSLKVQWGVRNPDGSFTALSESQPIDVIPQKAWRNLRFPLAWAPPEANVVRVVADDPNLSEDQWFAFTPPRVPVLQTASEFLGSQTPVLMDIATAANFPCQRPFSEHLGVAELPEYRILPNFKQVVVSSNQWQSAQDGGPFLFIQALLTTSSVPSYLRDDWYRDWGSIERFIRVVPAEQAPNAVIDTGIERVFGWYRTGPIRALP, translated from the coding sequence GTGCCAGACCTCCGCATCGCCCGCCTGATCGCTGTCGTCGCGGGCATCGCCGGGGTGCTGCTGTGCGGACTGGTTCCGCTCCTGCCGGTGAAGCAGACGACCGCCACGATCACATGGCCGCAGGCCCCCGCCGCCGACGGCAACGTCAGTGATGTCACTGCTCCTCTGGTGTCCGGCGCGCCCCTGGCCCTCGACGTCTCCATTCCGTGCCGCGCCGTGGCGAGCCTGCCGCCGACCGGTGGTGTCGTGTTCTCCACGATCCCCGCCCGTGGCATCGACGCCAGCCGCAACGGCCTGTTCGTGCGCGCCAACGCCGAGACCGTGTTCGTGGCTTTCCGCGACTCCGTGGCCGTCGCCGCACCGCGTGAGCAGGTGGACTCCGGGGCCTGCAGCGCGCTGCACATCTGGGCCAACCTGGGCGGGGTCGGCGCGGACTTCGTCGGCATCCCGGGGGCCGTCGGCACCCTGCCGATCGAGAAGAAGCCCCAGGTCGCCGGCCTGTTCAGTGACCTGAAGGTGCCCGCGGAGCCGGGCCTGAGCGCCCGCGTCGACATCGACACCCGCTTCATCAGCTCACCCACGACCGTCAAGCTGCTCGCGATGGTGCTGGGCGTGGTGTGCGTGATCGGCTCGATCGTCGCGCTGGCGCTGCTGGACCGCCGCTCCGGACGCCGCGTCGTCCACGCGTGGCGACGCTTCGTGCGCGTCGGCGTGGCCACCTGGCTCGCCGACGTCGGCGTGATCGGCACGCTGCTGCTGTGGCACCTGATCGGCGCGACGTCATCGGACGACGGCTACAACACGACCATCGCGCGGATCTCCGACGAGGCCGGCTACAGCGCCAACTACTTCCGCTACTTCGGCGCCACCGAGGCCCCGTTCGACTGGTACCAGTCGGTGCTGGCCCAACTCGCGGCCATCAGCACGCACGGCGTGTGGCTGCGCCTGCCCGCCACCCTGGCCGGCATCGCGACCTGGCTGATCCTGTCCCGCTGGGCTCTGCCCCGCCTGGGTCGGGCGCTGGCCGTCAACCGCGTCACCATGTGGACCGCCGGCGCGGTCTTCCTCGCGGCGTGGCTGCCGTTCAACAACGGCCTGCGGCCCGAACCGCTGATCGCGTTCGGCGCGCTGGCCACCTGGGCCCTGGTCGAGAACGCCATTGGCACGCGCCGGCTCTGGCCTGCGGCCGTCGCGATCATCGTCGCGGTGTTCAGCGTGACACTTGCGCCGCAGGGTCTGATCGCGGTGGCCCCGCTGCTGGTCGGGGCGCGGGCGGTGGCCCGCATCATCGGTGCCCGCCGGCCCGTCGACGGCCTGCTGGCCCAGCTTGCGCCGCTGGTCGCGGCCTTGTCTCTGATCTTCGTTGTGATCTTCCGCGACCAGACCCTGGCGACCGTCGCAGAGTCGGCCCGCATCAAGTACGTCGTCGGCCCGACCATCGCCTGGTACCAGGACTTCCTGCGGTACTACTTCCTGACCGTCGAGGAGAGCGTCGACGGTTCGATGACCCGGCGCTTCGCGGTCCTGATTCTGCTGCTGTGCCTGTTCGGCATGCTGACGGTGCTGCTGCGACGCGGCGGGGTGCCGGGTGCGGCCAACGGGCCGGTGTGGCGGCTGATCGGCAGCACCGCGGTCGGCCTGCTGCTGCTGACCTTCACGCCCACCAAGTGGGCGATCCAGTTCGGCGCGTTCGCCGGGTTGGCCGGTGCGCTGGGCGCCGTCACGGCGTTCGCGTTCGCCCGCGTCGGCCTGCACAGCCGACGCAACCTGGCGCTGTACGTGACCGCGCTGCTGTTCGTGCTGGCGTGGGCCACCTCGGGTATCAACGGCTGGTTCTACACCGGCAACTACGGCGTGCCGTGGTTCGACAAGCAGCCCGTCCTGGCCGGGCAGCCCGTCACGACGATGTTCCTGATGCTCGCGATCGTCACGGGCCTGCTGGCCGCGTGGCTGCACTTCCGGATCGACTACGCGGGCGAAACCGAGGTCAAGAACACCCGCCGCAACCGCGTGCTGGCCTCGACCCCGCTGCTCGTGGTGGCCGTCATCATGGTCGTGCTCGAGGTCGGTTCGATGGCCAAGGGCTTCGTCCAGCGCTACCCCGTCTACACCACCGCCAAGGCCAACATCTCAGCGCTGACGAACGCCAACAGCTGCGCCATGGCCGACGACGTCCTGGTCGAAGCCGACACCAACGCGGGCCTCCTCACGCCGGTCCCGGGCCAGAAGTTCGGCGAGTACGGTCCGCTCGGCGGCGAGGACCCCGTCGGATTCACCCCCAACGGCGTCAACGACACGCTGGAACCGGCCGAACCGGTCGTCGGCAACCCCGGCACGGTGAACTCCGACGGCGCGCCGGACAAGCCGAACATCGGCGTCGGCTACGCGGCAGGCACCGGCGGCGGCTACGGACCGGAAGGCGTCAACGGCTCCCGGGTGTTCCTGCCGTTCGGCCTCGACCCGCAGCGCACCCCTGTGATGGGCAGCTACGGCGAGAACACCGTCGCCGCCAAGGCCACCTCGGCCTGGTACGAACTGCCCGCCCGCACGCCGGAACGACCCCTGGTCACGATGGCCGCCGCGGGCGCCATCTGGTCCTACGACGAAGAGCACGCGTTCAACTACGGGCAGTCGCTCAAGGTGCAGTGGGGTGTGCGCAACCCCGACGGCAGCTTCACCGCGCTGTCCGAGAGCCAACCCATCGACGTCATCCCCCAGAAGGCCTGGCGCAACCTGCGCTTCCCGCTCGCCTGGGCGCCGCCGGAGGCCAACGTGGTGCGCGTGGTCGCCGACGATCCCAACCTGTCCGAAGATCAGTGGTTCGCGTTCACGCCGCCGCGCGTGCCGGTGCTGCAGACCGCCAGTGAGTTCCTGGGTTCGCAGACCCCGGTGCTGATGGACATCGCCACGGCGGCCAACTTCCCCTGTCAGCGTCCGTTCTCCGAGCACCTCGGAGTCGCCGAACTGCCGGAGTACCGGATCTTGCCCAACTTCAAGCAGGTGGTCGTGTCGTCCAACCAGTGGCAGTCCGCCCAGGACGGCGGCCCCTTCCTGTTCATCCAGGCGCTGCTGACCACGTCATCCGTGCCGTCCTATCTGCGCGACGACTGGTATCGCGACTGGGGTTCGATTGAACGGTTCATCCGCGTGGTTCCCGCCGAGCAGGCGCCGAACGCCGTGATCGACACCGGCATCGAGCGCGTGTTCGGGTGGTACCGCACCGGTCCGATCAGGGCCCTGCCATGA
- a CDS encoding arabinosyltransferase domain-containing protein, with translation MTAVTTAPAARDASRDVTVARWVAIVAGLIGFVLSVATPLLPVVQTTATLNWPQGGQFSNVTAPLISQAPVTLTATIPCQVIGDLPPSGGLVLGTAPAKGKQAALNALLVSATAQRVDVTDRNVVIASVPRSRVLSPECQRIEITSSEEGTYATFVGLKKADGSEQKSGFPDPNLRPAIVGVFTDLTGPAAEGISFSADIDTRFSTAPTPLKLAAILLAITATVIALLALWRLDRLDGRRMQRLIPTRWRTFTLVDATVISAFLVWYIGGANSSDDGYILGMARVADHAGYMSNYFRWFGSPEDPFGWYYNLLALMTHVSDASIFIRLPDLVCSLICWLLLSREVLPRLGPAVVASRPALWTAGLVLLAAWMPFNNGLRPEGQIATGALITYVLIERAISSGRLTPAALGIITAAFTLGIQPTGLIAVAALVAAGRPILRILMRRRRVVGIWPLLLPLLAAGTVVLTIVFADQTLATVLEATRIRTAIGPSQEWYTENLRYYYLILQTVDGSVSRRFGFMITALSLFTAMFIMLRRKRVPGVARGPVWRLMGIIFATIFFLMFTPTKWVHHMGLFAAVGAAVAALATVLVSPAVLRWARNRVAFLAALSFVMALCWASTNGWWYVSTFGVPFNNDVPAIGGITVSTLFFALFVVFAVYAAWLHFAPRDRGNGKITRALTTAPIPIAAGFMVLAFIASMGIGAIRQYPTYSNAWANLRAFNGGCGMADDVLVEPDPNDGFLTPLGTGFGPLGALGGEEPVGFSPNGVPEHIVAESIRLNNPKPGSDYDWDQPVKLSRPGVNGSTVPLPYGLDPRRVPVAGSYTEGPQQPSTLTSAWYELPPPDDAHPLVVVTAAGTITGNSVAKARTEAQAVELEYGRTGPDGQPVPAGRLTPYDVGPTPSWRNLRYPRSQIPADATFVRVVADDGSLSKGDWVAVTPPRVPELRSVQEYVGSDQPVMMDWAVGLVFPCQQPMLHANGVTEVPRFRISPDYLAKLQSTDTWQDGMNGGLLGVSDLLLRAHVMATYLSRDWGQDWGSLRRFDTIVDATPAEIDLGEATRSGLWKSGHIRIKP, from the coding sequence ATGACCGCCGTCACGACCGCGCCCGCCGCGCGCGATGCGTCCCGCGACGTCACCGTGGCCCGTTGGGTCGCGATCGTCGCCGGCCTGATCGGCTTCGTCCTGTCCGTGGCCACGCCCCTGCTGCCGGTGGTGCAGACCACCGCGACGCTGAACTGGCCCCAGGGCGGGCAGTTCAGCAACGTCACCGCACCCCTGATCTCGCAGGCGCCGGTGACCCTGACGGCCACGATCCCGTGCCAGGTGATCGGCGATCTGCCGCCCTCGGGCGGACTGGTCCTGGGCACCGCACCCGCGAAGGGCAAGCAGGCCGCGCTCAACGCACTACTGGTCAGCGCGACCGCCCAGCGCGTGGACGTCACCGACCGCAACGTCGTGATCGCCAGCGTGCCCCGGTCCCGGGTGCTGTCGCCGGAGTGCCAACGCATCGAGATCACGTCGTCGGAGGAGGGCACCTACGCGACGTTCGTGGGCCTGAAGAAGGCCGACGGCAGCGAGCAGAAGTCCGGGTTCCCCGATCCGAACCTGCGTCCCGCGATCGTCGGGGTGTTCACTGACCTGACCGGACCGGCCGCGGAGGGCATCTCGTTCTCGGCCGACATCGACACCCGCTTCTCCACCGCGCCGACACCGCTCAAGCTCGCCGCGATCCTGCTGGCGATCACCGCGACCGTGATCGCGCTGCTGGCACTGTGGCGGTTGGACCGCCTCGACGGGCGCCGCATGCAACGGCTGATCCCCACCCGCTGGCGGACCTTCACCCTGGTCGACGCGACGGTGATCAGCGCGTTCCTGGTCTGGTACATCGGCGGAGCCAACTCGTCGGACGACGGCTACATCCTGGGTATGGCCCGGGTCGCCGACCATGCGGGCTACATGTCGAACTACTTCCGTTGGTTCGGCAGCCCGGAGGACCCCTTCGGCTGGTACTACAACCTGCTGGCGCTCATGACCCACGTCAGCGACGCCAGCATCTTCATCCGGCTGCCCGACCTGGTGTGCTCGCTGATCTGCTGGCTGCTGCTGTCCCGCGAGGTGCTGCCCCGGTTGGGGCCCGCCGTGGTGGCCAGCCGGCCTGCGCTGTGGACGGCCGGGCTGGTGCTGCTGGCCGCGTGGATGCCGTTCAACAACGGTCTGCGGCCCGAAGGCCAGATCGCGACCGGTGCCCTGATCACCTACGTGCTGATCGAGCGGGCGATCAGTTCGGGCCGGCTCACCCCGGCGGCGCTGGGCATCATCACCGCGGCGTTCACCCTGGGCATCCAGCCGACGGGTCTGATCGCGGTCGCGGCGCTGGTGGCCGCGGGCCGTCCCATCCTGCGCATCCTCATGCGCCGTCGCCGAGTTGTGGGCATCTGGCCGCTGCTGCTGCCGCTGCTGGCGGCCGGAACCGTGGTGCTGACCATCGTCTTCGCCGACCAGACACTGGCAACGGTGTTGGAGGCCACCAGGATTCGCACCGCGATCGGTCCCAGCCAGGAGTGGTACACCGAGAACCTGCGCTACTACTACCTGATCCTGCAGACGGTCGACGGTTCGGTGTCGCGGCGGTTCGGCTTCATGATCACCGCACTGTCGCTGTTCACCGCGATGTTCATCATGCTGCGCCGCAAGCGGGTTCCCGGTGTGGCCCGCGGGCCGGTCTGGCGACTGATGGGAATCATCTTCGCGACCATCTTCTTCCTGATGTTCACCCCCACCAAGTGGGTGCACCACATGGGCCTGTTCGCGGCTGTGGGTGCGGCCGTGGCGGCGCTGGCGACCGTCCTGGTCTCGCCGGCGGTGCTGCGATGGGCCCGCAACCGGGTGGCGTTCCTGGCCGCGCTGTCGTTCGTCATGGCGCTGTGCTGGGCGTCGACCAACGGTTGGTGGTACGTCTCGACCTTCGGCGTCCCGTTCAACAACGACGTCCCGGCCATCGGCGGGATCACGGTCAGCACACTGTTCTTCGCGCTGTTCGTGGTGTTCGCGGTGTACGCGGCATGGCTGCACTTCGCACCGCGCGATCGAGGCAATGGAAAGATCACCCGGGCGCTGACCACCGCTCCGATCCCGATCGCGGCCGGCTTCATGGTGCTGGCGTTCATCGCCTCGATGGGCATCGGCGCGATCCGGCAGTACCCCACCTACTCGAACGCCTGGGCCAACCTGCGCGCATTCAACGGCGGCTGCGGGATGGCCGACGACGTGCTGGTGGAACCCGACCCCAACGACGGTTTCCTGACCCCGCTCGGCACCGGGTTCGGGCCGCTCGGAGCGTTGGGCGGCGAAGAGCCGGTGGGCTTCTCGCCCAACGGAGTTCCTGAGCACATCGTCGCCGAGTCGATCCGGTTGAACAATCCGAAGCCGGGCAGCGACTACGACTGGGATCAACCGGTCAAGCTCAGCCGCCCGGGCGTCAACGGCTCCACGGTGCCGCTGCCCTACGGGCTGGATCCGCGCCGGGTGCCGGTGGCCGGCAGCTACACCGAGGGCCCGCAGCAGCCGAGCACGCTGACCTCGGCCTGGTACGAGCTTCCGCCGCCCGACGACGCCCATCCCCTGGTGGTGGTGACCGCCGCGGGCACCATCACCGGCAACAGCGTCGCCAAGGCCCGCACCGAGGCCCAGGCGGTGGAGTTGGAGTACGGCCGCACCGGACCGGACGGGCAACCCGTTCCCGCCGGCCGGCTGACGCCGTACGACGTCGGTCCGACGCCGTCGTGGCGCAATCTGCGCTACCCGCGCAGCCAGATCCCGGCCGACGCGACCTTCGTCCGCGTGGTCGCCGACGACGGTTCGCTGAGCAAGGGCGACTGGGTCGCGGTGACCCCGCCGCGCGTGCCCGAACTGCGTTCGGTGCAGGAGTACGTCGGATCGGACCAGCCCGTGATGATGGACTGGGCTGTGGGACTGGTGTTCCCGTGCCAGCAGCCGATGCTGCACGCCAACGGTGTCACCGAGGTTCCGCGCTTCCGGATCAGCCCGGACTACCTCGCCAAGCTGCAGAGCACCGACACCTGGCAGGACGGCATGAACGGCGGCCTGCTGGGCGTCAGCGACCTGCTGCTGCGGGCCCATGTCATGGCGACCTACCTGTCTCGCGACTGGGGTCAGGACTGGGGCTCGCTGCGCAGGTTCGACACCATCGTCGACGCGACGCCCGCGGAGATCGACCTCGGTGAGGCCACGCGTTCGGGGCTGTGGAAGTCCGGGCACATCCGGATCAAGCCGTGA
- a CDS encoding arabinosyltransferase domain-containing protein: protein MDTTQRQLPSRSVEDVAPKYRVARNVAVLAGLLGVLLAIATPFLPVKQTTAELNWPQNGEFGSVTAPLISYVPTDMEISVPCQAAAGLTGNRTVLLSTVPKQAPKAVDRGLLIERTNGNLNVVVRNTPVVVAPMSAVLSPQCERLTFTAHADKITAEFVGLTEAQGIDATPDDPDAPLAGERGGYDFRPQIVGVFTDLTGPAPPGLSLSATIDSRYSTAPTTLKLVVMILGLLMTVAALIALHVLDTADGMRHRRFLPSRWWSLSGLDALVAAVLVWWHFVGANTSDDGYILTMARVSEDAGYMANYYRWFGTPEAPFGWYYDLLALWSHVSTASIWMRLPTLLMALACWWVISREVIPRLGTAVKHSTAACWTAAGMFLAFWLPLNNGLRPEPIIALGILLTWCSVERAVATSRLLPVAVACILGALTLFSGPTGVASIGALLVAIGPLRTILRRRSGQFGLLPLLAPLAAAVTVTAILIFRDQTFAAEIQASSFKSLIGPSLSWFDEHTRYERLFLATPDGSVARRFAVLALLAALGVSIAMSLRKGRIPGTAAGPSLRIIGITIISFLALMLTPTKWTHHFGVFAGLAGSLGALAAVAVTAYAMKSRRNRTIFGAVVLFVMALSFASVNGWWYVSNFGVPWSNEFPEWRFGFTTFLLGLSLLTLILAVYFHFSARGDKPWRPTRAGRILHSPLALAAWALVIFEVLSLTLGMTAQYPAWSVGRSNLDALVGRTCGLADDVMVEQDPNVGLLSPVDVPVGEALGSVASVGFSPNGIPSDVSPDAVSDQPGSDNFANTDAGDDTESEPGTEGGTTAAAGANGSRARLPYGLDPALTPVLGSWRAGIQQPAVMRSAWYRLPPRDEAGPLLVVSAAGRFDPGEVVVQWATDEQAEQNKPGGSVGFADVGGAPSWRNLRAPLAAIPRDATQIRIAATDDDLAPQHWIALTPPRIPQLQTLQTVVGSQDPVMLDWLVGLAFPCQRPFGHRNGVTEVPKWRILPDRFGAEANSPVMDYLGGGPLGITELLFRAESVPTYLKGDWFRDWGSLQRLVQFYPGATPADIDLGSAVRSGLWSPAPLRPS from the coding sequence ATGGACACGACGCAGCGCCAATTACCATCTAGGTCCGTGGAGGACGTGGCACCCAAGTATCGAGTGGCGCGCAACGTCGCCGTGCTCGCCGGCCTGCTCGGCGTTCTGCTGGCCATCGCCACGCCATTCCTGCCGGTCAAGCAGACCACCGCCGAATTGAACTGGCCGCAGAACGGCGAGTTCGGCAGTGTCACCGCACCCCTGATCTCCTACGTCCCCACCGACATGGAGATCAGCGTGCCCTGCCAGGCGGCAGCCGGGCTGACGGGCAACCGCACCGTGCTGTTGTCCACCGTGCCCAAGCAGGCGCCCAAGGCCGTCGACCGCGGTCTGCTCATCGAGCGCACCAACGGCAACCTCAACGTCGTCGTGCGCAACACCCCGGTCGTGGTCGCGCCCATGAGCGCGGTGCTCAGCCCCCAGTGCGAGCGGTTGACGTTCACCGCGCACGCCGACAAGATCACGGCGGAGTTCGTCGGCCTGACCGAGGCGCAGGGCATCGACGCCACGCCCGACGACCCGGACGCACCGCTGGCCGGGGAGCGCGGCGGCTACGACTTCCGGCCCCAGATCGTCGGCGTCTTCACCGACCTGACGGGTCCCGCGCCGCCGGGCCTGAGCCTGTCGGCCACGATCGACTCCCGCTACAGCACCGCCCCGACCACGCTCAAGCTCGTCGTGATGATCCTCGGCCTGCTGATGACCGTGGCCGCGCTGATCGCGCTGCACGTGCTCGACACCGCCGACGGCATGCGGCACCGCCGGTTCCTCCCGTCGCGCTGGTGGTCGCTGTCGGGTCTGGACGCGCTGGTGGCCGCGGTCCTGGTGTGGTGGCACTTCGTCGGCGCCAACACCTCCGACGACGGCTACATCCTGACCATGGCGCGGGTGTCGGAGGACGCCGGCTACATGGCCAACTACTACCGCTGGTTCGGCACGCCGGAGGCGCCGTTCGGCTGGTACTACGACCTGCTGGCGCTGTGGTCGCACGTGTCCACCGCGAGCATCTGGATGCGGCTGCCAACCCTGCTGATGGCGCTGGCCTGCTGGTGGGTCATCAGCCGCGAGGTCATCCCACGCCTGGGCACGGCGGTCAAGCACAGCACGGCCGCCTGCTGGACCGCGGCCGGCATGTTCCTGGCGTTCTGGCTGCCCCTGAACAACGGACTGCGTCCCGAACCGATCATTGCCCTCGGCATCCTGTTGACCTGGTGCTCGGTCGAGCGTGCGGTCGCCACGAGCCGACTGCTGCCGGTCGCCGTCGCCTGCATCCTCGGCGCGCTGACGCTGTTCTCCGGCCCCACCGGCGTCGCATCGATCGGCGCGCTGCTGGTGGCCATCGGGCCGCTGCGGACCATCCTGCGTCGCCGTTCCGGCCAGTTCGGACTGCTGCCACTGCTGGCGCCGCTGGCCGCCGCCGTCACGGTCACCGCGATCCTGATCTTCCGCGACCAGACGTTCGCCGCCGAGATCCAGGCGAGCTCCTTCAAGTCGCTGATCGGCCCCAGCCTGAGCTGGTTCGACGAGCACACGCGCTACGAGCGACTGTTCCTGGCCACCCCCGACGGTTCGGTGGCGCGCCGTTTCGCGGTGCTGGCACTGCTGGCGGCGCTCGGCGTCTCGATTGCGATGTCGCTGCGCAAGGGCCGCATTCCGGGCACCGCGGCCGGGCCCAGCCTGCGCATCATCGGCATCACGATCATCTCGTTCCTGGCGCTGATGCTCACGCCCACCAAGTGGACCCACCACTTCGGGGTGTTCGCGGGCCTGGCCGGTTCGCTCGGCGCGCTGGCCGCGGTGGCGGTGACGGCCTACGCCATGAAGTCGCGGCGCAACCGCACGATCTTCGGTGCCGTCGTGCTGTTTGTCATGGCGCTGTCGTTCGCCAGCGTCAACGGCTGGTGGTACGTCTCCAACTTCGGTGTGCCCTGGTCCAACGAGTTCCCCGAGTGGCGCTTCGGCTTCACGACGTTCCTGCTCGGACTCTCGCTGCTGACACTGATCCTGGCCGTCTACTTCCACTTCTCCGCGCGCGGTGACAAACCGTGGCGCCCCACGCGAGCGGGCCGAATCCTGCACTCGCCGTTGGCCCTTGCGGCCTGGGCGCTGGTGATCTTCGAGGTGCTGTCGCTGACGCTGGGAATGACCGCGCAGTACCCGGCGTGGTCGGTGGGCCGATCCAACCTCGACGCGCTGGTCGGCAGGACGTGCGGGCTGGCCGACGACGTGATGGTCGAACAGGACCCCAACGTCGGCCTGCTGTCCCCCGTCGACGTTCCGGTCGGCGAAGCGCTGGGCTCGGTGGCCTCGGTCGGCTTCTCCCCCAACGGGATTCCGTCCGACGTCTCCCCGGACGCGGTGTCCGATCAGCCCGGCAGCGACAACTTCGCCAACACCGACGCAGGCGACGACACCGAGAGCGAGCCCGGCACCGAGGGCGGGACGACGGCGGCCGCCGGGGCCAACGGATCCCGGGCCCGGCTGCCCTACGGCCTGGACCCCGCACTCACCCCGGTGCTCGGCAGCTGGCGAGCGGGCATCCAGCAGCCCGCCGTGATGCGCTCGGCCTGGTACCGGCTCCCGCCGCGCGACGAGGCGGGCCCCCTGCTGGTGGTCTCCGCCGCCGGTCGCTTCGACCCGGGTGAAGTGGTGGTTCAGTGGGCCACCGACGAGCAGGCCGAGCAGAACAAGCCCGGCGGGTCGGTCGGCTTCGCCGACGTCGGCGGGGCGCCGTCCTGGCGCAACCTGCGCGCGCCACTGGCCGCCATTCCGCGCGACGCCACCCAGATCCGGATCGCGGCCACCGACGACGACCTGGCCCCACAGCACTGGATCGCCCTGACTCCGCCGCGGATCCCGCAACTGCAGACGCTGCAGACCGTGGTCGGCTCGCAGGACCCCGTGATGCTGGACTGGCTGGTGGGGCTCGCGTTCCCGTGCCAGCGTCCGTTCGGACACCGCAACGGCGTCACCGAGGTGCCCAAGTGGCGCATCCTGCCCGACCGCTTCGGCGCCGAGGCCAACTCGCCCGTCATGGACTACCTGGGCGGCGGCCCGCTGGGCATCACCGAACTGCTGTTCCGCGCCGAGTCCGTGCCCACGTATCTGAAGGGCGACTGGTTCCGGGACTGGGGTTCGCTGCAGCGCCTGGTGCAGTTCTATCCGGGCGCCACCCCTGCGGACATCGACCTCGGGTCGGCGGTGCGCAGCGGGCTGTGGAGTCCGGCGCCCCTGCGCCCGTCCTAA
- a CDS encoding phytoene desaturase family protein: MPTATVVGSGPNGLSAAIALARAGLQVTVLEAADEVGGGLRSHETILPGLLQDDCAAFHPMAVGSKFLAELNLEDHGLQWCWPDIDCAHPLDDGEAGLLYRSVEHTADGLGADGRRWRALFAGPSAGFDVLADDIMGPLLRLPSHPLTLARFGAPTVLPASVFARVFRTTKARALFGGVAAHTFQPLHRPLTSAIGLGILTAGHRYGWPVAAGGTRSIARALVAVLTEFGGAIETGVRVTSARDLPPSDVTMFDLAPPAVADILGGRLPGRVARAFRRFRFGPGAFKVDFAVEGGVPWTNPGTRRAGTVHLGGDFDEVAETERDISAGRMPDRPFVLVGQQYLADPQRSAGDVHPLWTYAHVPNGYSGDATEAIIAQIERFAPGVRDRIVGQAVRSTTEMSVYNPNYVGGDINTGAKDLRHLAFGPRTTLSPYALGVPGMYICSAATPPGPGAHGMCGANAAAYALKHLQH, from the coding sequence ATGCCCACTGCCACCGTCGTGGGCAGCGGTCCCAACGGACTGTCCGCGGCCATCGCTCTGGCGCGGGCGGGCCTTCAGGTCACGGTGCTCGAAGCCGCCGACGAGGTCGGTGGCGGCCTGCGTTCGCACGAGACGATCCTGCCTGGACTGCTGCAGGACGACTGTGCGGCCTTCCACCCGATGGCCGTCGGGTCGAAGTTCCTGGCCGAGTTGAACCTCGAAGACCATGGCCTGCAGTGGTGCTGGCCCGACATCGACTGCGCGCATCCCCTCGACGACGGCGAGGCGGGCCTGCTGTACCGCAGCGTCGAGCACACCGCCGACGGACTCGGCGCCGACGGGCGGCGCTGGCGGGCCCTCTTCGCGGGTCCGTCGGCGGGCTTCGATGTGCTGGCCGACGACATCATGGGCCCGTTGCTGAGACTGCCGAGCCATCCGTTGACGCTGGCCCGGTTCGGGGCACCCACGGTGCTGCCGGCGTCCGTGTTCGCCCGGGTGTTCCGCACCACGAAGGCTCGGGCCCTGTTCGGAGGCGTTGCCGCTCACACCTTTCAACCCCTGCACCGGCCGCTGACGTCGGCGATCGGCCTGGGCATCCTCACCGCGGGACACCGCTACGGGTGGCCGGTCGCGGCGGGCGGCACGCGGTCGATCGCGCGAGCACTGGTCGCGGTTCTGACCGAGTTCGGCGGCGCGATCGAGACCGGGGTGCGGGTGACGTCGGCCCGCGACCTGCCGCCGTCCGACGTCACGATGTTCGACCTGGCACCTCCCGCGGTCGCCGACATCCTTGGCGGCCGTCTGCCGGGACGTGTGGCGCGCGCGTTTCGCCGATTCCGCTTCGGGCCCGGCGCGTTCAAGGTGGATTTCGCGGTCGAAGGCGGAGTGCCCTGGACCAATCCGGGGACTCGCCGAGCGGGCACCGTGCATCTCGGCGGCGACTTCGACGAGGTCGCGGAGACCGAACGGGACATCAGCGCCGGCCGCATGCCGGACCGCCCCTTCGTCCTGGTGGGCCAGCAGTATCTGGCCGATCCGCAACGTTCCGCGGGTGATGTGCATCCACTGTGGACGTATGCCCATGTGCCCAACGGGTATTCCGGGGATGCGACCGAGGCGATCATCGCCCAGATCGAACGCTTCGCGCCCGGAGTGCGGGACCGGATCGTCGGGCAGGCCGTCCGGTCGACGACGGAGATGTCGGTCTACAACCCCAACTACGTTGGCGGCGACATCAACACCGGCGCCAAGGATCTTCGCCATTTGGCGTTCGGCCCGCGAACCACGTTGTCGCCGTACGCCTTAGGCGTGCCGGGCATGTACATCTGTTCGGCGGCCACCCCGCCGGGGCCGGGAGCGCACGGCATGTGCGGGGCCAACGCCGCGGCCTACGCGCTCAAGCACCTGCAGCACTGA